One window of Paludibacter propionicigenes WB4 genomic DNA carries:
- a CDS encoding T9SS type A sorting domain-containing protein, translating into MTIPKEIPTKPTTAGSAIKLVQDNITDCFYIEGIEDIALLIVSDLHCKVLINKMITNRELVSTSSLYKGTYIAKLITDTGMVEKKLVKA; encoded by the coding sequence ATGACTATTCCAAAAGAAATCCCAACAAAACCTACCACAGCCGGATCGGCTATAAAACTAGTACAAGATAATATAACTGACTGCTTTTACATTGAAGGCATAGAAGATATAGCCTTATTAATAGTCAGTGACCTACACTGCAAGGTGCTTATAAATAAAATGATAACCAATCGGGAGCTTGTATCAACAAGTTCATTATACAAAGGCACCTACATAGCAAAGTTGATTACTGATACCGGTATGGTAGAAAAGAAATTGGTAAAAGCATGA